In the genome of Nonomuraea sp. NBC_00507, the window CGCCTCCAGCCGCCCGTCCTTGATCCATTCGGTCGGCCCCAGCGGCAGCCCGTTGTCGAAGACCGAGCTCTGCCGGCTGGAGGCGTGCGCCGTCACGAACGGCGCGCACGCGATGCCCGAAGCGGCCGGATCGCTCGACAACGTCACCGGGAGCGTGCCCAGTTGCTCGCCCACCCGGGTGCCCCCGCCCGGCTTCGAGAAGACCGAACGCCCGTCCAGCGCGTCCCTGGCCCCCGACGACCAGAACAGGTAGATCATCAGGTCGGCGACCGCGCTGGGCGGCAGCAGCGTCTCATAGCGCCCGGCCGGCAGGTCCACCCGGGTCTTGGCCCACTCCAGCCGCTGCGCCAGCGAGGAGTCGAGCGCGGCCACGTCCACGTCGGTGAAGTCCTGCGTGGACACGCCCGTCCACGCCGAGCGCTTCAGGTCGGCGGACTTGGCGTTGAGCTCCATCCGCCCCGTCGGCTGGTCGTGGCGCAGCCGCACGCCCGTGGACGTGCCGAGGAAGGTCGTAGTGAACGAATGCTCGGCGAAGCCGTAGAGCTTCCTGCCGCCCGCCTCGGCGGCGGCGAAGGCCTCGCCGAGCGCCGGCGCGAACCCCTCGAACACCCCGATGTCGGTCGGACGCACGTCAGCGTCCCATTGCGACGACGCAGGCACGCCCTCGACGAGCGAGCGGGCGTCCTCGGCCGGCTGCGCGTCCCGCGCCGCCGCGTCCGCCGCCGCCACGACGTCGGCGAGCTGCTCGTCGCGTACGGAGGCCCGCGACACCACCCCCACGCCCTCGCCCGCGATCGAGATCACGGTCAGCCGCGAGGAGCGGGCGACGCCGTTCGTGGTGAGCGTGTTGCCCGCGAAGCGCAGATTGGCCGTGGACCCCTCGTCCACGAGCACCACGCAGCCGTCGTTCCGGGAGAGCTCCAGCGCCCTCTCCACCATCTCTTGAGGCGTCACTTCCCACCCTCCTGCACGGTGTTGAGGATCCGCACGCCCTTGAACAGCGCCGACGGACATCCATGACTCACGGGGGCGACCTGCCCCGGCTGTCCCTTGCCGCAGTTGAACGCCCCGCCCAGCACGTACGTGTCAGGCCCGCCGACCGCCTCCATCGACCACCAGAAGTCCGTCGTCGTCGCCTGGTAGGCGAAGTCCCTGATCTGCCCGGCCAGCTTGCCGTGCGAGATCCGGTACGCCCGCTGCCCGGTGAACTGGAAGTTGTAGCGCTGCATGTCGATCGACCAGCTCTTGTCGCCGACGATGTAGACGCCCCGCTCGACCCCGGCGATCAGCTCGTCGGTCGAGGGCCCGTCGGGCGCCGGCACCAGCGACACGTTCGCCATGCGCTGGATGGGCATGTGCCCGGGCGAGTCGGCGAACGCGCATCCGTTGGACCGCCCGAGCCCCTTCATCAGCGCCATCCGCCGGTCCAGCTGGTAGCCGACCAGGATGCCGTCCCTGACGATGTCGAAGCTCTGCCCCTGCACGCCCTCGTCGTCGTAGCCGATCGTGGCCAGGCCGTGCGTGACGGTCCTGTCGCCGGTCACGTTCATCAGCGGCGAGCCGTAGACCAGCTCACCCAGCTGGTCGAACGTGGCGAAGCTGGTGCCCGCGTACGCCGCCTCGTAGCCCAGCGCCCGGTCCAGCTCGGTGGCGTGGCCGATCGACTCGTGGATCGTCAGCCACAGGTTGGACGGGTCGATCACCAGGTCGTAGTCGCCCGCCTCGACCGACGGCGCCGCCAGCTTCTCCGCCAGCAGCTCCGGCAGCTGGTCCAGCTCGGCCGGCCAGTCCCAGCCGGTGCCCGTCAGGTATTCATAACCGCGCCCGACCGGCGGCGCGATCGTCGACATGTCGTCGAAGCCGGTCTCGTGCGCCTTCATCACGTTGAGCTTGGGATGCACCCGCACCCGCTGCTGCGTGGTCACCGTGCCGGCCGTGTCGGCGTAGAACTTCTGCTCCTTGACCTGCAGCAGCCGCGCCGACACGTGGTCGGCGCCCTTCATCAGCCCGGCCGACCACGCCGCCAGCAGGCCCACCTTGTCGGCCTGCGGCACCTCGAACGGGTCCACGTCGTAGGACGACACCCACACGGCCTCGGCGTGCACCGGCTCCGGCGCCAGCTCGATCGGCTCTCTGTTGATGGGCGCGCTCACCTCCGCCACCCGCACCGCCTGCTCGGCCACCACCGCGGCGGCCTCGGGCGTCAGGTGGATGCCGGCGGCGAACCCCCACGTGCCGCCCTTGACGACCCGGACGGCGTAGCCCAGGTCGTCGGCGTCCATGGCGCCCTCGAGCCGGGTGTCGTAGAGGCTGAGCGTCTCGGCTCTGACGCGTTCGAGCCGGAAGTCGGCGTGTTCGGCACCGAGGTCGCGAGCGCGTTGCAAGGCGGCGTCCGCCAGCTGCCGCAGCGGCAGCTCCAGGAAATCGGGATCGATCTGGCGCATGTCCACGATCCTAACCCCGTGATCTTGTGCCACCCGGACAAGCCGATACCGGCGGGTAGGAGATAACGTCAGGTTCCATGGCACGCTCAGTACTCGTCACCGGGGGCAATCGCGGCATAGGCCTCGCGATCGCCCGTGAACTCGCCGCGGCCGGCGACGCCGTCGCGGTCACCTACCGATCGGGGGAGCCGCCCGAGGGCCTGTTCGGCGTGCGCTGCGACGTCACC includes:
- a CDS encoding metallopeptidase TldD-related protein; the encoded protein is MTPQEMVERALELSRNDGCVVLVDEGSTANLRFAGNTLTTNGVARSSRLTVISIAGEGVGVVSRASVRDEQLADVVAAADAAARDAQPAEDARSLVEGVPASSQWDADVRPTDIGVFEGFAPALGEAFAAAEAGGRKLYGFAEHSFTTTFLGTSTGVRLRHDQPTGRMELNAKSADLKRSAWTGVSTQDFTDVDVAALDSSLAQRLEWAKTRVDLPAGRYETLLPPSAVADLMIYLFWSSGARDALDGRSVFSKPGGGTRVGEQLGTLPVTLSSDPAASGIACAPFVTAHASSRQSSVFDNGLPLGPTEWIKDGRLEALLQTRYSAELSGLAVTPGIDNLIMTGAGGGRSLEEMIASTQHGLLVTCLWYIREVDPQTLLVTGLTRDGVYLVEHGEVVGEVNNFRFNESPVDLLGRLTEVGASERTLPREWNDYFQRTIMPPVRVPDFNMSTVSQAS
- a CDS encoding TldD/PmbA family protein — protein: MRQIDPDFLELPLRQLADAALQRARDLGAEHADFRLERVRAETLSLYDTRLEGAMDADDLGYAVRVVKGGTWGFAAGIHLTPEAAAVVAEQAVRVAEVSAPINREPIELAPEPVHAEAVWVSSYDVDPFEVPQADKVGLLAAWSAGLMKGADHVSARLLQVKEQKFYADTAGTVTTQQRVRVHPKLNVMKAHETGFDDMSTIAPPVGRGYEYLTGTGWDWPAELDQLPELLAEKLAAPSVEAGDYDLVIDPSNLWLTIHESIGHATELDRALGYEAAYAGTSFATFDQLGELVYGSPLMNVTGDRTVTHGLATIGYDDEGVQGQSFDIVRDGILVGYQLDRRMALMKGLGRSNGCAFADSPGHMPIQRMANVSLVPAPDGPSTDELIAGVERGVYIVGDKSWSIDMQRYNFQFTGQRAYRISHGKLAGQIRDFAYQATTTDFWWSMEAVGGPDTYVLGGAFNCGKGQPGQVAPVSHGCPSALFKGVRILNTVQEGGK